The Salminus brasiliensis chromosome 3, fSalBra1.hap2, whole genome shotgun sequence genome contains a region encoding:
- the LOC140552049 gene encoding brain and acute leukemia cytoplasmic protein has protein sequence MGCGGSRADAIEPRYPESWTRETESTWLTSTEAETPNGGSSSKIHPGCGGEGGVASKENSKAAGRGTEAQSSFSFRERRMVNAGTQCGKQPLASSTCTNQQRRSRRGCPEQTSDSKWRMSKEVTVPSKEVSPGSDVASHPVKPSGESSTTHDKEINSKGFSHVK, from the exons ATGGGTTGCGGTGGAAGCCGAGCAGATGCCATTGAACCGCGCTATCCGGAGAGCTGGACCAGAGAGACCGAGTCGACATGGCTCACCAGCACCGAGGCTGAAACACCTaatggcggcagcagcagcaagatCCACCCGGGCTGTGGAGGGGAAGGCGGGGTGGCCTCGAAGGAGAACAGCAAAGCGGCAG GCAGAGGTACAGAGGCTCAATCTTCCTTCTCTTTCAGAGAGAGGAGGATGGTGAATGCAGGCACACAGTGTGGGAAGCAGCCCTTGGCCTCCAGTACCTGCACAAACCAGCAGAGAAGGTCTCGTCGAGGCTGCCCGGAG CAAACAAGTGACTCAAAATGGAGAATGTCCAAGGAAGTGACTGTTCCCTCAAAAGAGGTTTCGCCAGGCAGTGATGTGGCCTCGCACCCGGTGAAGCCGAGCGGCGAGAGTTCAACCACGCACGACAAGGAGATTAACTCAAAGGGCTTCAGCCACGTTAAATGA
- the atp6v1c1b gene encoding V-type proton ATPase subunit C 1-B has translation MHCLREAMAEFWLISAPGEKTCQQTWDKMNIATTHTNSNLSTNSKFSIPDLKVGTLDVLVGLSDELAKLDSFVESVVKKLAQYMTDVLEDSRDKVQENLLANGVDLITYITRFQWDMAKYPIKQSLKNILEIISKQVTQIDNDLKARASAYNSIKGNLQNLERKNAGSLLTRSLADIVKKEDFVLDSEYLITMIVVVPKTSYPDWQKTYETLSEMVVPRSSNLLFEDQDSGLFSVTLFRKAIDDFKHKARENKFVVRDFQYNEEEMKADKEELTRLSTDKKKQFGPLVRWLKVNFSEAFIAWIHIKALRVFTESVLRYGLPVNFQAMLLQPNKKNMKKLREVLQELYKHLDSSAAIIDASMDIPGLNLSQQEYYPYVYYKIDLNLLDFK, from the exons ATGCACTGTCTGAGAGAAGCCATGGCTGAATTCTGGCTCATATCTGCTCCTGGAGAGAAGACCTGTCAGCAGACATGGGATAAGATGAACATCGCCACCACTCACACCAACAGCAACCTGTCCACCAACAGCAAATTCAGCATTCCAGACCTAAAG GTGGGAACACTTGATGTCCTTGTAGGCCTGTCAGATGAGCTTGCCAAACTGGACTCCTTTGTTGAAAG TGTGGTAAAGAAGTTGGCCCAGTACatgactgatgttttggaggatAGTCGAGATAAAGTACAAGAGAATCTTTTGGCCAATGGAG TTGATTTAATCACCTACATAACAAGGTTCCAGTGGGACATGGCCAAATATCCCATCAAGCAGTCTCTGAAGAATATCTTAgaaatcatctcaaaa caAGTGACTCAGATAGACAATGATTTGAAAGCAAGAGCTTCAGCGTACAACAGCATTAAGGGCAACCTGCAGAACCTGGAGAGGAAGAATGC GGGGAGCCTTTTGACACGGAGCTTGGCTGACATTGTGAAGAAAGAGGACTTTGTGCTTGACTCTGAATACCTCATCACTATGATTGTTGTTGTTCCGAA AACAAGTTACCCTGACTGGCAGAAGACATATGAGACCCTTTCTGAAATGGTGGTTCCACGATCTTCGAA TCTGCTGTTTGAAGACCAGGACAGTGGGCTGTTCAGCGTCACGCTCTTTAGGAAGGCCATAGATGACTTTAAACACAAGGCCAGGGAAAACAA GTTTGTGGTGCGTGACTTTCAGTATAATGAAGAGGAGATGAAGGCAGACAAAGAGGAGTTGACTCGGCTCTCTACAGACAAAAAGAAGCAGTTT gGGCCTTTGGTACGATGGCTGAAAGTGAACTTCAGTGAGGCTTTCATTGCTTGGATCCATATCAAGGCTCTGAGAGTTTTTACAGAGTCTGTCTTAAG GTATGGATTGCCAGTCAACTTCCAGGCTATGCTTCTGCAGCCCAATAAGAAGAACATGAAAAAGCTGCGGGAGGTCCTGCAGGAGCTATACAAGCATCtggacagcagtgctgctattATTGAT GCCTCCATGGACATCCCTGGTTTGAACTTGAGCCAGCAGGAATATTACCCCTACGTTTACTACAAGATTGATCTCAACCTTCTTGATTTTAAATAA